The following proteins are co-located in the Pseudomonas cavernae genome:
- a CDS encoding PepSY-associated TM helix domain-containing protein has protein sequence MNPSIPSFYNQAWRWHFYAGLFVIPFLLMLSLTGMVYLFKPQLDRLMYAELLLVPRGEQLLSADRQLAVVRQAHPQASVSKYLPPVDGEHSAQFVIAEGERQLNLFVDPYRGTLLGSQDAENNLQAIARALHGTLLAGTVGDRLIELAAGWGIVLVISGLYLWWPRGQGGAGVLWPRLSARGRLFWRDLHAVTGFWGALLLLFMLLTGMTWTGLWGEQFAAVWNRFPAQMWNAVPKSDLQARSLNSASQQTVAWAAENTPLPTSDPHAAHQGHTQAASGPVSAQIGLQQVVDLARAENVQPGYSVSLPKGAEGVYTVALFADDPRADATLHVDQYSGKLLADLRWQDYGLVAKSVEMGVVLHEGKFFGLANQLLMLAVCLMILLSSLSGLVLWWQRRPQGSLGVPPLRHDLPLWKGAVVLMLLLGLALPLVGASLLLIWTLDWLVLSRFAPAQRVLGS, from the coding sequence ATGAACCCGTCGATCCCGTCGTTCTACAACCAGGCCTGGCGCTGGCATTTCTATGCCGGGCTGTTCGTCATCCCCTTCCTGCTCATGCTGTCGCTGACCGGCATGGTCTACCTGTTCAAGCCGCAGCTGGACCGGCTGATGTATGCCGAACTGTTGCTGGTGCCGCGCGGCGAGCAGCTGCTGAGCGCCGACCGGCAGCTGGCCGTGGTCAGGCAGGCCCACCCGCAGGCGAGCGTGAGCAAGTACCTGCCGCCGGTGGATGGCGAGCACAGCGCGCAGTTCGTCATCGCCGAGGGCGAGCGCCAGCTCAACCTGTTCGTCGACCCCTATCGCGGCACGCTGCTGGGCAGCCAGGATGCCGAGAACAACCTGCAGGCCATCGCCCGTGCGCTGCACGGCACGCTGCTGGCCGGTACAGTCGGCGACCGCCTGATCGAGCTGGCCGCCGGCTGGGGCATAGTCCTGGTGATCTCCGGGCTGTACCTCTGGTGGCCGCGTGGCCAGGGTGGCGCCGGCGTGCTGTGGCCGCGCCTGAGCGCGCGCGGGCGGCTGTTCTGGCGCGACCTGCATGCGGTGACCGGTTTCTGGGGCGCGCTGCTCTTGCTGTTCATGCTGCTCACTGGGATGACCTGGACCGGCCTGTGGGGCGAGCAGTTCGCCGCGGTGTGGAACCGCTTCCCGGCGCAGATGTGGAACGCGGTGCCGAAGTCCGACCTGCAGGCGCGCAGCCTCAACAGCGCCAGTCAGCAGACCGTCGCCTGGGCGGCGGAGAACACCCCGCTGCCGACTTCCGACCCGCATGCCGCGCACCAGGGCCATACCCAGGCGGCGAGCGGGCCGGTGTCGGCGCAGATCGGCCTGCAACAGGTGGTCGACCTGGCCCGCGCCGAGAACGTGCAGCCGGGTTACAGCGTGAGCCTGCCAAAAGGCGCGGAGGGCGTGTACACCGTCGCCCTGTTCGCCGACGACCCGCGCGCCGACGCCACCCTGCATGTCGACCAGTACAGCGGCAAGCTGCTCGCCGACCTGCGCTGGCAGGACTACGGCCTGGTGGCGAAGAGCGTGGAGATGGGCGTGGTGCTGCACGAGGGCAAGTTCTTCGGCCTGGCCAACCAGCTGCTGATGCTGGCGGTGTGCCTGATGATCCTGCTCAGTTCGCTCAGTGGCCTGGTGCTGTGGTGGCAGCGCCGGCCGCAGGGCTCGTTGGGTGTGCCGCCGCTGCGCCACGACCTGCCGTTATGGAAGGGCGCGGTGGTGCTGATGCTGCTGCTCGGCCTGGCGTTGCCGTTGGTCGGTGCCTCGCTGCTGCTGATTTGGACGTTGGACTGGCTGGTTTTATCGCGTTTTGCTCCGGCGCAACGGGTGTTGGGCAGCTAA
- a CDS encoding PepSY domain-containing protein — MRKLLLLSLIAASPLAFADPQCTTADKAQWQDQTKFQETLKGQGYEIKKFKVTSTNCYEIYGWDKDKRKVEIYFDPVSGNVVEQEIED, encoded by the coding sequence ATGCGCAAATTGCTTCTGCTCAGTCTGATTGCCGCCAGCCCTCTGGCTTTCGCCGATCCGCAATGCACCACCGCCGACAAGGCGCAGTGGCAGGATCAGACCAAATTCCAGGAAACCCTCAAGGGTCAGGGTTACGAGATCAAGAAGTTCAAGGTCACCAGCACCAATTGCTACGAGATCTACGGCTGGGACAAGGACAAGCGCAAGGTCGAAATCTATTTCGACCCGGTGAGCGGTAACGTCGTCGAGCAAGAGATCGAAGACTGA
- a CDS encoding cytochrome b/b6 domain-containing protein encodes MRDDTLRLWDPLVRFCHWSVAGVFFADYFFLTSFGSQVQFWHRWLGYYAVLCVLIRVGWGFVGSPAARWADFWPTPTRLATHLRALFKRQPFHRLGHSPLGALVMLLMLLSMLSLGVSGFLMEEVDYFWGEDLPRDIHVWIADALFALVCVHIAAALFESWRLKENLPLSMITGKRRRL; translated from the coding sequence ATGCGCGACGACACCCTGCGCCTGTGGGACCCGCTGGTGCGCTTCTGCCACTGGTCGGTGGCCGGGGTGTTCTTCGCCGATTACTTCTTCCTCACCTCCTTCGGCTCCCAGGTGCAGTTCTGGCATCGCTGGCTCGGCTATTACGCCGTGCTGTGCGTGCTGATCCGCGTGGGCTGGGGCTTCGTCGGCTCGCCGGCGGCGCGTTGGGCGGACTTCTGGCCGACGCCGACGCGACTCGCCACGCACCTGCGGGCGCTATTCAAGAGGCAACCCTTCCACCGCCTCGGCCATTCGCCGCTCGGCGCGCTGGTGATGTTGCTGATGCTGCTGTCGATGCTGAGCCTCGGCGTCAGCGGCTTCCTGATGGAGGAGGTCGACTACTTCTGGGGCGAGGATCTGCCGCGCGACATCCACGTGTGGATCGCCGACGCGCTGTTCGCGCTGGTCTGCGTGCATATCGCCGCCGCCCTGTTCGAGAGCTGGCGGCTGAAGGAGAACCTGCCGTTGTCGATGATCACCGGCAAGCGGCGCAGGCTGTAG
- a CDS encoding adenosine deaminase, with protein MYDWLNALPKAELHLHLEGSLEPELLFALAERNKIALPWADVETLRQAYAFNNLQEFLDLYYQGAAVLRSEQDFYDLTWAYLHKCKAQNVIHTEPFYDPQTHTERGIPFEVALNGIRQALKDGREQLGISSGLILSFLRHLSEEEAQKTLDQALPYRDAFFAVGLDSSELGHPPRKFQRVFDRARSEGLLTVAHAGEEGPPEYIWEALDLLKVSRIDHGVRAAEDPKLMQRLIDEQIPLTVCPLSNIKLCVFADMRRHNILDMLEAGVKVTVNSDDPAYFGGYVTENFAALHEGLGMTEEQAKRLAQNSLEARLV; from the coding sequence ATGTACGACTGGCTCAATGCCCTGCCCAAAGCCGAACTGCACCTGCACCTGGAAGGTTCGCTGGAACCCGAACTGCTGTTCGCCCTGGCCGAACGTAACAAGATCGCCCTGCCCTGGGCCGATGTGGAAACCCTGCGCCAGGCCTACGCCTTCAACAACCTGCAGGAATTCCTCGACCTCTACTACCAGGGCGCCGCCGTGCTGCGCAGCGAGCAGGACTTCTACGACCTGACCTGGGCCTACCTGCACAAGTGCAAGGCGCAGAACGTCATCCACACCGAGCCGTTCTACGACCCGCAGACCCACACCGAGCGCGGCATCCCCTTCGAGGTCGCGCTCAACGGCATCCGCCAGGCGCTCAAGGATGGCCGCGAGCAGCTGGGCATCAGCAGCGGGCTGATCTTGAGCTTCCTGCGCCATCTCTCCGAGGAAGAAGCGCAAAAGACCCTCGACCAGGCCCTGCCCTATCGCGACGCCTTCTTCGCCGTCGGCCTCGACAGTTCGGAGCTGGGCCACCCGCCGCGCAAGTTCCAGCGGGTGTTCGACCGCGCGCGCAGCGAAGGCTTGCTCACCGTCGCCCACGCCGGCGAGGAAGGCCCGCCGGAATATATCTGGGAAGCCCTGGATCTGTTGAAGGTCAGCCGCATCGACCACGGCGTGCGCGCCGCCGAGGATCCGAAACTGATGCAGCGGCTGATCGACGAGCAGATCCCGCTGACCGTCTGCCCACTGTCCAACATCAAGCTCTGCGTGTTCGCCGACATGCGCCGGCACAACATCCTCGACATGCTCGAAGCGGGAGTGAAGGTGACGGTCAACTCCGACGACCCGGCCTACTTCGGCGGCTATGTCACCGAGAACTTCGCCGCCCTGCACGAAGGCCTGGGCATGACCGAGGAGCAGGCCAAACGCCTGGCGCAGAACAGCCTGGAGGCCCGCCTGGTGTAG
- a CDS encoding SDR family oxidoreductase: MSQTKSALIIGASRGLGLGLVRQLRAEGWQVTATVRDPQRADELRALPGVVIAQVDIDDGEAVDALQQRLHDQVFDLLVVNAGISGPQHQSVGAATQAELGQLFMTNAVAPVRLAERFAMQVREGSGTVAFMSSILGSIAGNDSSYLALYKASKAALNCLSRGFHGEQEQSERHLTVLSLHPGWVRTDMGGSEAPLDVPTSCSGLVQQIALHGGSGKHLYIDYEGTPLPW; encoded by the coding sequence ATGAGCCAGACGAAATCGGCCCTGATCATCGGCGCTTCCCGCGGCCTCGGCCTGGGGCTAGTGCGCCAGTTGCGGGCGGAAGGTTGGCAGGTCACTGCCACGGTGCGCGACCCGCAGCGCGCCGACGAGCTGCGTGCACTGCCCGGCGTGGTCATCGCGCAGGTGGATATTGACGATGGCGAGGCGGTCGACGCCCTGCAGCAACGCCTGCACGACCAGGTGTTCGACCTGCTGGTCGTCAACGCCGGAATTTCCGGCCCGCAGCACCAATCCGTCGGCGCCGCCACTCAGGCCGAACTCGGCCAGCTGTTCATGACCAACGCGGTGGCGCCGGTGCGCCTGGCCGAGCGCTTCGCCATGCAGGTGCGCGAGGGCAGCGGTACGGTGGCGTTCATGAGCTCGATCCTCGGCAGCATCGCCGGCAACGACAGCAGCTACCTGGCCCTGTACAAGGCCAGCAAGGCCGCGCTGAATTGCCTGAGTCGCGGCTTCCATGGCGAGCAGGAACAGAGCGAGCGCCACCTGACCGTGCTGTCGCTGCATCCCGGCTGGGTGCGCACCGACATGGGCGGCAGCGAGGCGCCGCTGGACGTGCCGACCAGCTGCAGCGGCCTGGTCCAGCAAATCGCCCTGCACGGCGGCAGCGGCAAGCATCTGTATATCGACTACGAGGGCACGCCGCTGCCCTGGTAA
- a CDS encoding DUF2788 domain-containing protein has product MEPEQFEALMMYVLVGGLMIFMAFIIWDLAKKSKAGRLGTAILFLGLGLCLFAFLAKPLIGYIIEMTRGIHG; this is encoded by the coding sequence ATGGAACCGGAACAGTTCGAAGCGCTGATGATGTACGTCCTGGTCGGCGGCCTGATGATCTTCATGGCCTTCATCATCTGGGACCTGGCGAAGAAGTCCAAGGCCGGCCGCCTCGGCACCGCCATCCTGTTCCTCGGCCTCGGCCTGTGCCTGTTCGCCTTCCTGGCGAAGCCGCTCATTGGCTACATCATCGAAATGACGCGCGGTATTCACGGCTAA
- a CDS encoding Lrp/AsnC family transcriptional regulator translates to MNKLDRYDLNILAELQRDARLSNQELAERIGLSPSPCSRRVKQLEDDGFIVRQVALLDRKKLGLSLTAFVLIGMDRHTPERFEHFQEVIRKCPEVLECSLVTGMDADYQLKVVVPDMDHYQKLLLGTLTRIEGVSSVRSSFVLDQVISSTELPLQHLRS, encoded by the coding sequence ATGAACAAACTCGACCGCTATGACCTGAACATTCTCGCCGAACTGCAGCGCGACGCCCGCCTGTCCAACCAGGAACTGGCCGAACGCATCGGCCTGTCGCCCTCGCCCTGCTCGCGGCGGGTCAAGCAGCTGGAAGACGACGGTTTCATCGTCCGCCAGGTGGCGCTGCTGGACCGCAAGAAGCTCGGTCTGAGCCTCACCGCCTTCGTCCTGATCGGCATGGACCGCCACACCCCCGAGCGTTTCGAGCACTTTCAGGAAGTCATCCGCAAATGCCCGGAAGTGCTGGAGTGCAGCCTGGTCACCGGGATGGATGCCGACTACCAACTGAAGGTGGTGGTGCCGGACATGGACCATTACCAGAAGCTGCTGCTCGGCACTCTGACGCGCATCGAGGGCGTGTCCAGCGTGCGCTCGAGCTTCGTCCTCGACCAGGTGATCTCCAGCACCGAACTGCCGCTGCAGCATCTGCGCAGCTGA
- a CDS encoding LuxR C-terminal-related transcriptional regulator, whose translation MRHKELKHWTAGVAHLLALPSGRARLLGLSQWLKQICHVDHFVLFVYEGNHRPLALFDTFPADKRKVYVDDYQVGPYLLDPFYLACTRNQPPGLWRLRQFAPDHFYLGEYYLNYYQLTGLAEEVAFFVDLADGAKGVLSLMRSTASPTYSRDELQLLDCAQQVVEEVVQEAWQQRRDQQPRPAQDLDHQIRAAFEQFGAHSLTAREQEIVQLLLRGHSSASVAEQLAISPGTVKIHRKNIYAKLGIGSQAELLGLFIRELSGSAVEGESPLPAGALSQ comes from the coding sequence ATGCGCCACAAGGAACTGAAACACTGGACCGCCGGCGTCGCTCATTTGCTGGCCCTGCCCAGCGGCCGCGCGCGCTTGCTTGGCCTCAGCCAGTGGCTGAAGCAGATCTGCCACGTCGATCACTTCGTCCTCTTCGTCTATGAAGGCAATCACCGCCCGCTGGCGCTGTTCGACACCTTCCCGGCGGACAAGCGCAAGGTCTACGTCGACGACTATCAGGTCGGCCCCTATCTGCTCGACCCTTTCTACCTGGCCTGTACGCGCAACCAGCCGCCCGGCCTGTGGCGCTTGCGCCAGTTCGCCCCGGACCACTTCTACCTCGGCGAGTACTACCTGAATTACTACCAGCTGACCGGTCTGGCCGAAGAGGTGGCCTTCTTCGTCGATCTCGCCGACGGCGCCAAGGGCGTGCTGTCGCTGATGCGCAGCACCGCCAGCCCGACCTACAGCCGCGATGAACTGCAGCTGCTCGACTGCGCTCAGCAGGTGGTCGAGGAAGTGGTGCAGGAGGCCTGGCAGCAGCGCCGCGATCAGCAGCCGCGCCCGGCGCAGGACCTGGATCACCAGATTCGCGCCGCCTTCGAGCAGTTCGGCGCGCACAGCCTCACCGCGCGTGAGCAGGAAATCGTCCAGTTGTTGCTGCGCGGCCACTCCAGCGCCTCGGTGGCCGAGCAACTGGCAATCAGCCCCGGCACGGTGAAGATCCACCGCAAGAACATCTACGCCAAGCTCGGCATCGGCAGCCAGGCCGAGCTACTCGGGCTGTTCATCCGCGAGCTGTCGGGATCGGCGGTGGAGGGCGAGTCGCCGTTGCCCGCGGGGGCGCTGTCCCAGTAG
- a CDS encoding ABC transporter ATP-binding protein, with translation MGPAVNDSSQAFDIEFRQVVKRYGAVAAVNGLSFKVRRGAFHSFLGSSGCGKTTTLRMIAGFDQPSEGEVLLAGQPMAGVPAYQRPVNMVFQSYALFPHLSVLENIAYGLRYRSSRPDRAEQRRLAEQALEMVRLTGFGARKPHELSGGQQQRVALARALVNKPTVLLLDEPLAALDRKLRKEMQSELLRLQREVGITFVLVTHDQEEALSMSDSISIMQDGLIIQTASPEQLYETPASRYVADFIGESNLFDGTVRRIEGDRVVLQTAQGLELASPPTPSGPPLKASEAGCIAVRPEQISIGAESAPLAREISLRGHVEDRIYLGNLTEYRVRTEPFGIVCVRVPCHGAQERGAFEHGAPVRVGWDQASGLAMTL, from the coding sequence GTGGGGCCTGCGGTGAACGATTCCAGCCAAGCGTTCGATATCGAGTTTCGCCAGGTGGTCAAGCGCTATGGCGCCGTGGCGGCGGTCAACGGCCTGAGTTTCAAGGTCAGGCGCGGCGCCTTCCACTCCTTTCTCGGCAGCTCCGGCTGCGGCAAGACCACCACCCTGCGGATGATCGCCGGCTTCGACCAGCCCAGCGAGGGCGAAGTGTTGCTGGCCGGCCAGCCGATGGCCGGGGTACCGGCCTACCAGCGTCCGGTGAACATGGTGTTCCAGAGTTACGCGCTGTTTCCCCATCTCTCGGTGCTGGAGAACATCGCCTACGGCCTGCGCTACCGCAGCTCGCGCCCGGACCGCGCCGAGCAGCGCCGCTTGGCCGAGCAGGCGCTGGAGATGGTGCGTCTGACCGGCTTCGGCGCGCGCAAGCCGCACGAGCTGTCCGGCGGCCAGCAGCAGCGCGTGGCGCTGGCGCGGGCACTGGTCAACAAACCGACTGTGTTGCTGCTCGATGAGCCGCTGGCGGCGCTGGACCGCAAGCTGCGCAAGGAGATGCAATCCGAGTTGCTGCGCCTGCAGCGCGAGGTCGGCATCACCTTCGTGCTGGTCACCCACGACCAGGAAGAGGCGCTGTCGATGAGCGACAGCATCAGCATCATGCAGGACGGCCTGATCATCCAGACCGCCAGCCCCGAGCAACTCTACGAGACTCCGGCCAGCCGCTACGTGGCGGACTTCATCGGCGAATCCAACCTGTTCGACGGCACCGTGCGCCGCATCGAGGGCGACCGCGTGGTGCTGCAGACCGCCCAGGGCCTGGAGCTGGCCAGTCCGCCGACCCCCAGCGGGCCGCCGCTCAAGGCCAGCGAGGCGGGCTGCATCGCGGTGCGCCCGGAACAGATCAGCATCGGCGCCGAGAGTGCGCCGTTGGCCCGCGAGATCAGCCTGCGCGGGCACGTCGAGGATCGCATCTACCTCGGCAACCTCACCGAATACCGGGTGCGCACCGAACCGTTCGGCATCGTCTGCGTGCGCGTGCCCTGTCATGGCGCGCAGGAGCGCGGCGCGTTCGAGCATGGCGCACCGGTGCGGGTGGGCTGGGACCAGGCCAGTGGCCTGGCGATGACGTTGTAG
- a CDS encoding ABC transporter substrate-binding protein, protein MDERKSFIKTMRSWQNGSITRREFLGRTGLGLAAAVVASNMPGLLTSKAFAGEKGSIGDRVVLATWPNYHNPENFTAFAKATGAQVQVNVFGSNEEMLAKLQAGGSGWDVFVPTNYTISTYAELGLIEPLDLAKLPNFDPASFEKRFMEQGVINGKVYAVPKDWGTTGFVYDGQKLSAKPSSWKEFWELSQGTATGRVMVHDYQLTVIGNALKSFGYSFNSLDAKELADAEKLLLEVKPHLFAINSDYQPSMRNGDAWMAMCWTGDAKQLRRDIPSMQYVLGREGGELWSDFFAIPKSAERREAAYAFINFLLDPQVNKLEVEAHGYPSGDKRVDALLPKAMLDDPIMYPAAEVLSTLEFGAAATLTSPARAELMARFKAA, encoded by the coding sequence ATGGACGAACGTAAGAGCTTCATCAAGACGATGCGCAGCTGGCAGAACGGCTCCATCACCCGGCGCGAGTTTCTCGGTCGCACCGGCCTGGGCCTGGCCGCCGCGGTGGTCGCCAGCAATATGCCCGGTCTGCTGACCAGTAAGGCCTTCGCCGGCGAGAAGGGCTCGATCGGCGATCGCGTGGTGCTGGCCACCTGGCCGAACTACCACAACCCGGAGAACTTCACGGCCTTCGCCAAAGCCACCGGCGCCCAGGTCCAGGTCAACGTGTTCGGCTCCAACGAGGAGATGCTCGCCAAGCTGCAGGCCGGCGGCAGCGGCTGGGACGTGTTCGTGCCGACCAACTACACCATCAGCACCTATGCCGAGCTGGGCCTGATCGAGCCGCTGGACCTGGCCAAGCTGCCGAACTTCGACCCGGCCTCCTTCGAGAAACGCTTCATGGAGCAGGGCGTGATCAACGGCAAGGTCTATGCCGTGCCGAAGGATTGGGGCACCACCGGCTTCGTTTACGACGGCCAGAAGCTCAGCGCCAAGCCGAGCAGTTGGAAGGAGTTCTGGGAGCTGAGCCAGGGCACGGCGACCGGGCGGGTGATGGTTCACGATTACCAGCTGACCGTGATCGGCAACGCCCTGAAGTCCTTCGGCTACAGCTTCAACTCGCTGGATGCGAAGGAGTTGGCCGATGCCGAGAAGCTGCTGCTGGAGGTCAAGCCGCACCTGTTCGCGATCAACTCCGACTACCAGCCGTCGATGCGCAACGGCGATGCCTGGATGGCCATGTGCTGGACCGGCGACGCCAAGCAACTGCGCCGCGACATCCCGAGCATGCAGTACGTGCTGGGCCGCGAGGGCGGCGAGTTGTGGAGCGACTTCTTCGCCATTCCGAAGAGCGCCGAGCGCCGCGAGGCGGCCTATGCCTTCATCAACTTCCTGCTCGACCCGCAGGTGAATAAGCTGGAAGTCGAGGCCCACGGCTACCCGAGCGGCGACAAGCGGGTGGATGCCTTGCTGCCCAAGGCCATGCTCGATGACCCGATCATGTACCCGGCCGCCGAGGTGCTCAGCACCCTCGAGTTCGGCGCCGCGGCGACCCTCACCAGCCCGGCCCGCGCCGAGCTGATGGCGCGCTTCAAGGCGGCGTAG
- a CDS encoding ABC transporter permease, translating into MHIAVSAPLQAASAAGPGVAGQSLGRRVTWLLLLPSTLWFLLLLLLPLLIILVFSLGERSAVGGYSAALTLDNYLNLGARAKAFSNTLVLAPVGTLICLLAAYPLAYFLAVKVKRNKSLLLTLVIVPFWTSFLIRTYAWIFILSGKGIPALLASVGLDDVRLINTPTAVLIGIVYGYLPLMVFPIYVSLEKLDKRLLEASGDLGAGAFETFRRITLPLSAPGVITGVMLVFILLMGEFLIPAILGGGKVFFVGNALVDLFLQSRNWPFGSAVAMTLVAMMLAIIALYLKLVERLGGKQSDGGL; encoded by the coding sequence ATGCATATTGCCGTTAGCGCCCCGCTCCAGGCGGCGAGCGCCGCTGGGCCAGGCGTTGCCGGACAGAGCCTCGGCCGGCGCGTCACCTGGCTGTTGCTGTTGCCCTCGACCCTGTGGTTCCTGCTGCTGTTGCTGCTGCCGCTGTTGATCATCCTGGTGTTCAGCCTCGGCGAGCGCAGTGCGGTCGGCGGCTACAGCGCCGCGCTGACCCTGGACAATTACCTGAACCTCGGTGCGCGGGCCAAGGCCTTCTCCAATACCCTGGTGCTGGCGCCGGTGGGCACCCTGATCTGCCTGCTCGCGGCCTACCCGCTGGCCTATTTCCTGGCGGTGAAGGTCAAGCGCAACAAGTCGCTGCTGCTGACCCTGGTGATAGTGCCGTTCTGGACCAGCTTCCTGATCCGCACCTACGCCTGGATCTTCATCCTCAGCGGCAAGGGCATTCCGGCGCTGCTGGCCAGCGTCGGCCTGGACGACGTGCGTCTGATCAACACGCCGACCGCGGTGCTGATCGGCATCGTCTACGGCTACCTGCCGCTGATGGTGTTCCCCATCTACGTCAGCCTGGAGAAGCTCGACAAGCGCCTGCTGGAAGCCTCCGGCGATCTCGGCGCGGGCGCCTTCGAGACCTTCCGGCGCATCACCCTGCCGCTGTCGGCGCCGGGGGTGATCACCGGGGTGATGCTGGTGTTCATCCTGCTGATGGGCGAGTTCCTGATCCCGGCGATCCTCGGCGGCGGCAAGGTGTTCTTCGTCGGCAACGCGCTGGTCGACCTGTTCCTGCAATCGCGCAACTGGCCGTTCGGCAGCGCGGTGGCCATGACCCTGGTGGCGATGATGCTGGCGATCATCGCCCTCTACCTGAAGCTGGTGGAGCGCCTGGGCGGCAAGCAGTCGGACGGAGGGCTCTGA
- a CDS encoding ABC transporter permease, with amino-acid sequence MWLRSYSTSVYLFLYAPIALIMLFSFNAGQHAAAFECCSTQWFGRAFGNPFIMEALATSLLIALSSAVIATLFGTLAVFGLQRVGKRVRLLFEALIYSAIIIPGIVIGIATLIAFISLFDLLNPLLAALDLGIPRLNMGFATVVAAHSLFTMALVMVIVRTRVEALDRALLEASADLYAPPLETFWRVTLPQIAPAVLAGFLLAFTFSFDDFIVAFFVAGSETTLPIYIFSSIRRGVTPEINAISTLIICVSLALLFTSRYLQNRRAGVHP; translated from the coding sequence ATGTGGCTGAGAAGTTATTCGACTTCGGTCTACCTGTTCCTCTACGCGCCGATCGCGCTGATCATGCTGTTCAGCTTCAACGCCGGCCAGCATGCGGCGGCCTTCGAGTGCTGTTCGACGCAGTGGTTCGGCCGGGCGTTCGGCAACCCCTTCATCATGGAGGCGCTCGCCACCAGCCTGCTGATCGCGCTGAGTTCGGCGGTGATCGCCACGCTGTTCGGCACCCTCGCGGTGTTCGGCCTGCAGCGGGTCGGCAAACGCGTGCGCCTGCTGTTCGAGGCGCTGATCTACAGCGCCATCATCATCCCCGGCATCGTCATCGGCATCGCCACCCTGATCGCCTTCATCAGCCTGTTCGACCTGCTCAATCCGCTGCTGGCGGCGCTGGATCTGGGCATCCCGCGGCTGAACATGGGCTTCGCCACTGTGGTCGCGGCCCATTCGCTGTTCACCATGGCGTTGGTGATGGTGATCGTCCGCACCCGCGTCGAGGCGCTGGATCGCGCCCTGCTGGAGGCCTCGGCCGATCTCTATGCGCCGCCGCTGGAGACCTTCTGGCGGGTCACCTTGCCGCAGATCGCCCCGGCGGTGCTGGCCGGCTTCCTGCTGGCGTTCACCTTCAGCTTCGATGACTTCATCGTCGCCTTCTTCGTCGCCGGCTCCGAGACCACCCTGCCGATCTACATCTTCTCCTCGATCCGCCGTGGTGTGACGCCGGAGATCAATGCCATCTCCACGCTAATCATCTGCGTCTCGCTGGCACTGCTGTTCACCTCCCGTTACCTGCAAAACCGCCGTGCCGGCGTACATCCCTGA